One part of the Sebastes fasciatus isolate fSebFas1 chromosome 8, fSebFas1.pri, whole genome shotgun sequence genome encodes these proteins:
- the pkig gene encoding cAMP-dependent protein kinase inhibitor gamma isoform X1, which produces MFDGETCNESAGHGQMMDVETSYSDFINCDRTGRRNAVPDIAGEGEGEGAASTSELTKDLAEMDLKAAGVPGASPAPEAEGSTSQDAQGGGGPS; this is translated from the exons GTGTAATGAGAGCGCTGGtcatggacagatgatggacgtGGAGACGTCGTACTCGGACTTCATCAACTGTGATCGCACAGGCCGCAGGAACGCAGTGCCCGACATCgcaggggagggagagggagaaggagcgGCCAGCACCAGTGAACTCACCAAAGACCTGGCAGAGATGGACCTGAAGGCTGCAG GAGTCCCAGGGGCCTCCCCAGCCCCTGAGgcggagggctccaccagccaAGACGCCCAGGGAGGTGGAGGCCCGTCCTAA
- the pkig gene encoding cAMP-dependent protein kinase inhibitor gamma isoform X2, which yields MMDVETSYSDFINCDRTGRRNAVPDIAGEGEGEGAASTSELTKDLAEMDLKAAEGVPGASPAPEAEGSTSQDAQGGGGPS from the exons atgatggacgtGGAGACGTCGTACTCGGACTTCATCAACTGTGATCGCACAGGCCGCAGGAACGCAGTGCCCGACATCgcaggggagggagagggagaaggagcgGCCAGCACCAGTGAACTCACCAAAGACCTGGCAGAGATGGACCTGAAGGCTGCAG AAGGAGTCCCAGGGGCCTCCCCAGCCCCTGAGgcggagggctccaccagccaAGACGCCCAGGGAGGTGGAGGCCCGTCCTAA